A single window of Girardinichthys multiradiatus isolate DD_20200921_A chromosome 15, DD_fGirMul_XY1, whole genome shotgun sequence DNA harbors:
- the cep85l gene encoding centrosomal protein of 85 kDa-like isoform X5 yields the protein MWYRSHFKAGCEAKKAGPSCDSVGWVPGHKSTWFSSLPWSGSRISDGRRQSTVSDSSDTGIGTYCSESLEDDSSSNTTPLFFLPLSQHNLNKEEDGVPSAPAMSSPSSSPRILKTPSFLHSPDHWNRSLHINKPATSPVEALSSMDMNGHQPIRRSSSFTKLSSGAEKNSMKTSNYCYSPGKYNLNCYSPHEAESSGEGQQVYGLHSSHWADWPVPQSSDRGTPVQPAVRTQMWLTRQLGYQPKLENRSEPGQNIAPWTEDYGVDGLSPLHQESGPNQMLMGTFIPVNTLLKVKEKLLRERELEIQSQKKQILQLHVWIRENEHRAQQVLHIQRGQFDALNPNTEESALRTSCKPPSDRPCCDKELSKKLAMAELEMLHLNLFFKQVTLKYTEEIRKLEEKIKTRDRYITSLKKKSQRESEKNQEKQQRIETLEKYLSDLPTLNQVHDQSKQQEKLEEKSRHLENTVFQLQKSIEKGCALIKKKDIMIEMQAKTENELIASVQSLRKKVQQCLDDGVRLPVQDLKNLEGENFQLLKQQDYSSRVLRIQKDEMERLTSQLMATSARLQKKRGPAHPQMAYSLQKEENLASMLGFFSQEKGKLVCLSSQGRISEVDELLKEMSLCLLDLQGFCSILVQRAQGEEPNLSLLLGMKSLGVSAEEQDCQVGEEQEELSSKLLEVGLVRREIDELRGTMTEYCAHYVGESRATQ from the exons GGCCCAGTTGTGACTCTGTTGGATGGGTTCCGGGACACAAATCAACCTGGTTCAGTAGCCTCCCTTGGTCTGGAAGCAGGATTTCTGATGGACGAAGACAAAGCACTGTGTCTGACAGCAGTGATACAGGAATTGGTACTTACTGCTCCGAGAGTTTGGAAG ATGACTCCAGTTCCAATACAACTCCATTGTTTTTCCTTCCTCTGTCACAACATAACTTAAACAAGGAAGAAGATGGCGTCCCTTCTGCTCCTGCCATGTCATCTCCTTCGTCCTCACCAAGAATACTAAAAACGCCCTCTTTTCTACATAGCCCGGACCACTGGAACAGGTCTTTGCACATTAATAAGCCAGCCACATCTCCTGTAGAAGCACTAAGCAGTATGGACATGAACGGGCATCAACCCATCAGAAGGTCTTCCTCTTTTACTAAGCTGTCGTCAGGGGCTGAAAAGAACTCCATGAAGACATCCAACTATTGTTACAGCCCAG GTAAATACAATTTAAACTGCTATAGTCCACATGAGGCCGAATCTTCTGGGGAAGGTCAACAAGTATATGGCCTCCATTCATCCCACTGGGCTGACTGGCCTGTGCCTCAGAGTTCTGATAGAGGTACGCCCGTTCAGCCAGCTGTTCGAACACAGATGTGGCTGACTAGGCAGTTGGGGTACCAGCCCAAACTGGAAAATAGAAGTGAACCTGGTCAGAACATTGCTCCATGGACAGAAGACTATGGTGTTGATGGTCTCTCACCGTTGCATCAGGAATCCGGACCTAACCAG ATGCTCATGGGAACTTTCATTCCTGTTAACACTCTGCTGAAGGTTAAGGAGAAGCTGCTGAGGGAGAGAGAATTGGAGATACAAAG TCAAAAGAAGCAAATCCTGCAGCTACATGTCTGGATCAGAGAGAATGAGCATAGAGCACAGCAGGTCCTGCACATCCAGAGGGGACAATTTGATGCCCTCAACCCAAATACTGAG GAGTCAGCATTGAGAACATCCTGCAAGCCACCATCTGATAGGCCATGTTGTGATAAAGAGCTTAGTAAGAAATTAGCAATGGCTGAGCTTGAGATGCTCCATTTAAACCTGTTTTTTAAGCAAGTCACCCTAAAATATACAGAGGAGATCAGAAAACTGGAAGAAAAG ATAAAGACAAGGGATCGTTACATCACTAGTCTGAAAAAGAAGAGCCAAAGAGAGAGTGAGAAGAaccaagaaaaacaacaacgtATAGAGACACTAGAAAAATACCTCTCTGATCTGCCAACATTAAACCAAGTTCATGACCAGTCCAAGCAg CAGGAAAAGTTAGAGGAAAAAAGTAGGCATCTTGAAAATACAGTGTTCCAGTTACAGAAGAGCATAGAGAAAGGATGTGCTCTGATTAAGAAGAAAGACATCATGATTGAGATGCAAGCCAAGACAGAGAATGAGCTGATTGCATCTGTACAAAG CCTGCGGAAGAAAGTGCAGCAGTGTCTGGATGATGGGGTTAGGCTGCCGGTGCAAGATTTAAAAAACCTTGAGGGGGAAAATTTCCAGCTCCTAAAACAGCAAGATTACAGCAGCAGG GTATTAAGGATACAGAAAGACGAAATGGAGAGACTAACTTCACAACTAATG GCCACCAGTGCAAGACTTCAAAAGAAAAGAGGTCCTGCTCACCCACAGATGGCTTATTCTCTGCAAAAGGAGGAGAACTTGGCCAGCATGCTTGGATTCTTCTCTCAG GAAAAAGGCAAGTTGGTGTGTCTCTCATCTCAAGGAAGGATTTCAGAAGTGGATGAGCTGTTGAAAGAGATGTCTTTGTGTCTACTTGACCTGCAAGGTTTCTGTAGCATCCTGGTTCAAAGAGCTCAGGGGGAAGAACCCAACCTCTCTCTGCTTCTGGGAATGAAAT CACTTGGTGTCTCAGCAGAAGAGCAGGACTGCCAGGTTGGTGAAGAACAAGAGGAACTGAGCTCCAAGCTGCTTGAAGTTGGCCTGGTGAGAAGAGAAATTGATGAGCTGAGGGGAACCATGACGGAATACTGTGCTCACTATGTGGGTGAAAGCCGAGCTACACAGTGA